One genomic segment of Clostridium saccharoperbutylacetonicum N1-4(HMT) includes these proteins:
- the catA gene encoding type A chloramphenicol O-acetyltransferase: MNFNLIDINHWSRKPYFEHYLNTVKCTYSMTANIEITDLLYEIKLKNIKFYPTLIYMIATVVNNHKEFRICFDHKGSLGYWDSMNPSYTIFYKENETFSSIWTEYNESFLRFYSDYIDDIKNYGNIMKFTPKSNEPDNIFPVSSIPWVSFTGFNLNVYNEGTYLIPIFTAGKYFKQENKIFIPISIQVHHAVCDGYHASRFINEMQELAFSFQEWLENK, encoded by the coding sequence ATGAATTTTAATTTAATAGATATTAATCATTGGAGTAGAAAGCCATACTTTGAACACTATTTAAACACTGTGAAATGTACTTATAGTATGACTGCCAATATAGAGATAACTGATTTATTGTATGAAATTAAACTTAAAAATATTAAATTTTATCCTACACTTATTTATATGATTGCAACTGTGGTTAATAATCATAAAGAATTCCGTATTTGTTTTGACCATAAAGGTAGTTTAGGATATTGGGATAGCATGAATCCAAGCTATACTATTTTTTATAAAGAAAACGAAACATTTTCAAGTATTTGGACGGAATATAACGAAAGTTTTTTACGTTTTTATAGTGATTATATTGATGATATAAAAAACTATGGAAATATCATGAAGTTTACTCCGAAATCAAATGAACCTGACAATATATTTCCGGTATCAAGTATTCCTTGGGTGAGTTTTACAGGGTTTAATTTGAATGTATATAATGAAGGAACATATTTAATTCCTATTTTTACTGCAGGAAAATATTTCAAACAAGAAAATAAAATATTTATTCCTATATCAATACAAGTACATCATGCTGTTTGTGACGGTTATCATGCTAGTAGATTTATTAATGAAATGCAAGAATTAGCATTTAGTTTTCAAGAATGGTTAGAAAATAAATAA
- a CDS encoding DUF1697 domain-containing protein, translating into MKRYIAFLRGINISGKNKIPMVGLKAGFEELGFLEVKTYLNSGNVIFSSDEDHKEDFSGQLETMIKDRFDLQIPVFVILKEELEDILHNAPDWWGNEDKEIYDNLIFIMLPATFTDVFSEIGEPKEEFEKIKNYKKAVFWSFSRKDYQNTNWWSKTAKANISSKLTIRTANTVRKIVEM; encoded by the coding sequence ATGAAAAGATATATTGCATTTTTAAGGGGCATCAATATAAGTGGCAAAAATAAGATTCCAATGGTTGGATTAAAGGCAGGCTTTGAAGAACTTGGTTTTTTAGAAGTTAAGACATATCTGAATAGTGGCAATGTCATCTTTTCAAGTGATGAGGATCACAAAGAGGATTTTTCTGGTCAGCTTGAAACAATGATAAAAGACAGGTTTGATTTGCAAATACCTGTTTTTGTCATATTAAAGGAAGAACTTGAAGATATATTACATAATGCCCCTGACTGGTGGGGAAATGAAGACAAGGAAATATACGATAATCTGATTTTTATAATGTTGCCGGCAACATTTACTGATGTATTTAGTGAAATAGGGGAGCCTAAAGAAGAATTTGAAAAGATAAAGAATTACAAAAAAGCAGTATTCTGGTCTTTTAGTCGAAAGGATTATCAAAATACAAATTGGTGGTCGAAGACAGCTAAGGCAAACATTAGTAGCAAGCTGACAATCAGAACGGCAAACACAGTTAGAAAGATAGTTGAGATGTAA
- a CDS encoding PhzF family phenazine biosynthesis protein: MKVKAYTLNSFAKCIEGGNPSGVVLNADDLSEDSMKKIAGIIGFSETAFVMKSELADFKVRFFTPNKEVDICGHATIGTFSTLLIKRLIKPGKYLQETKAGILGIELKEDFSIMMNQNAPSYHQTISKKEIADSLNITMNEMIEELPVQIVSTGLRDILIPIKNIDLVNAIKPNFEKVSEISSKYNTIGYHIFTLESLNNSNAYCRNFAPLYGIPEESATGTSNGALACYLFKYDKIKSDNANNIVIEQGYSMEKPSEIIVALRTEGEEVIEVKVGGKALNLSEIEVQI; this comes from the coding sequence ATGAAGGTAAAAGCTTATACATTAAATTCATTTGCAAAATGCATAGAGGGAGGAAATCCTTCTGGAGTTGTGCTTAATGCAGATGATTTATCAGAAGATAGTATGAAAAAAATTGCGGGTATTATTGGTTTTAGTGAGACGGCATTTGTCATGAAATCAGAATTAGCAGACTTTAAAGTTAGGTTTTTTACCCCGAATAAAGAGGTTGATATTTGTGGACATGCCACAATAGGAACTTTTAGTACACTATTAATCAAAAGATTAATTAAACCTGGTAAGTATCTTCAAGAAACTAAAGCAGGAATTTTAGGTATAGAATTAAAGGAGGATTTTTCAATAATGATGAATCAAAATGCGCCAAGTTATCATCAAACAATATCTAAGAAAGAAATTGCAGATTCATTGAATATTACTATGAATGAAATGATTGAAGAACTACCAGTACAAATTGTATCTACAGGTCTTAGGGATATACTTATACCAATTAAGAATATAGATCTAGTTAATGCAATAAAGCCCAATTTTGAAAAAGTGTCAGAAATCAGCAGTAAATATAATACGATCGGCTATCATATTTTTACTCTTGAATCGCTTAATAATTCAAATGCCTACTGTAGAAATTTTGCACCACTCTATGGAATACCAGAAGAATCTGCAACTGGTACATCTAATGGTGCTCTTGCATGTTATTTATTTAAATATGATAAAATTAAGTCTGACAATGCTAATAATATAGTTATTGAGCAAGGTTATTCAATGGAAAAGCCTTCAGAAATAATTGTTGCTTTAAGAACTGAAGGCGAAGAAGTTATTGAAGTTAAGGTCGGCGGGAAAGCATTAAATTTATCAGAGATAGAGGTTCAAATATAG
- a CDS encoding AraC family transcriptional regulator: protein MDSLKRMNEALNYIEENLDGEVDLKKVAKLAFCSEYHFQRMFSFLAGVSLSEYIRRRRLTLAAFELNNSNIRIIDLAVKYGYKSADAFTRAFQNLHGLTPSEARYNGKSLKAYPPMTFRLSIEGGNEMNYRIQEKEEFCIIGIKKRVPIIFNGVNPEIAKMCQSLTAEDINKLKELSNIEPRGLISASLNFSEGRMEEKGELDHYIGVATTRECPKNLSKLEVVASTWAVFEVIGPFPDTLQNVWGRIYSEWFPASNYEQKQGPEMLWNENKDVTSPTFKSEIWIPVIKKY from the coding sequence ATGGATTCGTTGAAGAGAATGAATGAAGCATTAAATTATATTGAAGAAAATCTTGATGGTGAAGTTGATTTAAAAAAAGTAGCAAAGTTAGCATTCTGTTCAGAATATCATTTTCAAAGAATGTTTTCTTTTCTTGCGGGTGTTTCGTTGTCTGAGTACATTCGTAGGAGACGTCTTACCTTAGCGGCTTTTGAACTTAATAATAGTAATATAAGAATAATTGATTTAGCTGTTAAGTATGGATATAAGTCAGCAGATGCATTTACAAGAGCATTTCAAAATTTGCATGGGCTAACTCCATCAGAGGCTAGATATAATGGAAAATCATTAAAAGCCTATCCACCAATGACCTTCCGATTATCTATTGAAGGAGGAAATGAGATGAACTATAGAATTCAAGAGAAAGAAGAATTTTGTATAATTGGCATAAAAAAAAGGGTGCCTATAATTTTTAATGGAGTAAATCCAGAGATTGCTAAAATGTGTCAGAGCTTAACAGCTGAAGATATTAATAAACTGAAAGAGTTATCTAATATAGAACCAAGAGGATTAATAAGTGCATCTTTAAATTTTTCAGAAGGACGAATGGAGGAAAAAGGTGAACTTGACCATTATATAGGTGTAGCAACGACGAGAGAGTGTCCAAAGAACTTGTCAAAACTTGAAGTTGTTGCTTCAACATGGGCAGTATTTGAAGTTATAGGTCCATTCCCAGATACATTGCAAAATGTTTGGGGGCGTATTTATTCTGAATGGTTTCCAGCTTCAAACTATGAACAAAAACAAGGACCAGAGATGTTATGGAATGAAAATAAAGATGTAACTTCACCAACATTTAAAAGCGAAATATGGATACCAGTTATAAAAAAGTACTAG
- a CDS encoding immunoglobulin-like domain-containing protein, whose amino-acid sequence MKKMKLTKIIASLLVVATMLTIYPIGASAEWKHDSNGWWNSEGSSWSVGWKQIDGKWYYFGQDGYMVHDATVDGYKIGSDGVWIETTEINPPQISNNYNINLDAYNKGWKHGANGWWNTEKSFITGWQLIENKYYFFDIDGTMERNKIIDGYYLDADGAWDSSKGKAKLQDITMKTEKSIYALGTKDINAYIVNNTNQEVEYGTMYEVDKFENNEWHPLAFADNTEFEMVGIVIPIQITGKENYKLSTLQDFKKLTAGKYRIVKEIDNSIGITHATAEFELQ is encoded by the coding sequence ATGAAAAAGATGAAATTAACAAAAATAATTGCTAGTTTATTAGTAGTAGCTACAATGCTGACGATATATCCAATAGGAGCAAGTGCAGAATGGAAACATGATTCTAATGGCTGGTGGAATAGTGAAGGTAGTTCATGGTCCGTAGGTTGGAAGCAAATAGATGGAAAGTGGTATTATTTTGGACAAGATGGTTATATGGTTCATGATGCAACAGTAGATGGATATAAGATTGGCTCTGATGGAGTTTGGATTGAAACCACAGAAATCAATCCACCACAGATTTCAAATAATTATAATATTAATTTAGATGCATATAATAAAGGTTGGAAACATGGTGCCAATGGCTGGTGGAATACAGAAAAATCATTTATTACAGGTTGGCAATTAATTGAAAATAAGTATTACTTTTTTGATATTGATGGTACTATGGAACGTAATAAAATTATTGATGGATATTATTTAGATGCTGATGGAGCTTGGGATTCGTCCAAAGGTAAAGCTAAATTACAAGATATTACCATGAAAACAGAAAAAAGTATATATGCATTAGGTACAAAAGATATTAATGCTTATATTGTAAATAACACAAATCAAGAAGTTGAATATGGAACAATGTATGAAGTAGATAAGTTTGAAAATAATGAGTGGCATCCTTTAGCTTTTGCAGATAATACAGAGTTTGAAATGGTTGGAATAGTTATACCAATTCAAATAACAGGTAAGGAAAATTACAAATTAAGTACACTACAAGATTTTAAAAAATTAACAGCTGGAAAATACAGAATAGTAAAAGAAATAGATAATTCAATAGGTATTACACATGCAACAGCAGAATTTGAACTACAATAA
- a CDS encoding MerR family DNA-binding transcriptional regulator translates to MNKYTRKDLSELFNIGKEPLRYYENRYLLPNITRNESGYRVHSDYYLYSEKD, encoded by the coding sequence TTGAATAAATATACACGCAAGGATTTATCGGAATTATTTAATATAGGAAAAGAACCTTTAAGATATTATGAAAATAGATATTTGTTACCTAATATAACTAGGAATGAAAGTGGTTATAGAGTTCATTCTGATTATTATTTATATTCTGAGAAGGATTAA
- a CDS encoding GNAT family N-acetyltransferase, whose protein sequence is MIRRAEIKDASRLAEILIFAKRTAYRQIFNNDNVSFNEMQVLDLALDFRDKESELDDLYVYDDGIVKGLIKWGYSNMKDSRNSIEIFQLYVDTFFQGQGIGSILIKDCIEHAKRKSIKKIFLWVLEKNHDARKIYEKHGFKADVVSKFEDVTTEILLRYKLEM, encoded by the coding sequence ATGATAAGAAGAGCAGAAATAAAAGATGCATCAAGGTTAGCAGAAATTTTAATATTTGCAAAAAGAACTGCTTACAGACAGATATTTAATAATGACAATGTTTCATTTAATGAAATGCAGGTCTTAGATTTAGCATTAGATTTTCGGGATAAAGAATCTGAATTAGATGACTTATATGTATATGATGACGGAATTGTAAAAGGACTAATTAAATGGGGATATTCGAATATGAAAGATAGTAGAAATAGTATTGAAATTTTTCAACTTTATGTTGATACTTTTTTTCAAGGACAGGGTATTGGTAGTATTCTAATAAAAGATTGCATTGAGCATGCAAAGAGGAAAAGTATCAAAAAAATATTTTTATGGGTGTTAGAAAAAAATCATGATGCTAGAAAAATTTATGAAAAACATGGATTTAAAGCAGATGTTGTTAGTAAATTTGAAGATGTCACTACAGAAATACTATTAAGATACAAACTAGAAATGTAA
- a CDS encoding beta-L-arabinofuranosidase domain-containing protein, whose amino-acid sequence MKLAVQGFPSLSKVRLLEGFFKTSQDLGEKYILSLDVDRFLAPCYEAHGLEPKKKRYSGWEARAISGHSLGHFMSALAVTYQATGNEELKKILDYAVSELSHIQQVTGRGYIGGLVETPFVEIIDGTNIGKFDINGYWVPWYSIHKIYKGLIDAYELAENSEALNVVVNFADWAVSILNQMSDEQVQAMLECEHGGMNHIFAKLYGFTCNSIYLDTAVRFSHKAIVEPLEQCVDDLQGKHANTQIPKIIGIAEIYNQEHAYEKYKTAAQFFWNTVVNRRSYVIGGNSLKEHFEAIDMESLGIKTAESCNTHNMLLLTKLLFSWNHYSAYMDYYENALFNHIIGTQDCHTGNKTYFTSLLPGHYRIYSTKDTAWWCCTGTGMENPGKYAEAIYFQEQDDLYVNLFISSQFDWEAKGLTIRQESNLPYSDTVILKIIEGKAEANINIRVPSWITSELVAVVNGKDRFVQREKGYLTVSGAWDKGNEIRITFPMAVSKYTSKDNAGKIAFTYGPVVLAGKFGNIGLPNDTIEDEVALDTTTASVPDIFTEDDDISNWITMEDAETLTFKISAEVTTDKNEVTLVPFYRIHHEFYSVYWNLNTVGDKFEKLLSDITIDSIEPDGQQDEIGHSMKGNCLEATHYGSFKDINGNMSMWRDAYGVKEAYFSYEMSVDGERQNFICAKYFSEDNKFKDDRITYSRDFDIIVDDNVVAEQTIEISDKEKYYRFYEIPKELTLNKSKVKVMFKAKSVYSCVGKVLEIRITRGKIDQ is encoded by the coding sequence ATGAAATTAGCAGTACAAGGTTTTCCAAGCTTAAGCAAAGTAAGACTTTTAGAAGGGTTTTTTAAAACATCTCAGGATCTGGGAGAAAAATATATTTTATCTCTCGATGTGGACAGATTTTTAGCTCCTTGCTATGAGGCGCATGGTTTGGAACCAAAGAAAAAACGTTATTCAGGATGGGAAGCAAGAGCAATCAGCGGACATTCATTGGGACATTTTATGTCAGCTCTTGCAGTAACATATCAGGCTACTGGGAATGAAGAGTTAAAAAAGATTCTTGATTATGCGGTGTCGGAATTATCGCATATACAGCAAGTAACAGGAAGGGGATATATTGGAGGCTTGGTTGAAACACCCTTTGTGGAAATAATAGATGGAACAAACATAGGAAAATTTGATATTAATGGATATTGGGTTCCTTGGTATAGCATACATAAGATATACAAGGGATTGATTGATGCATATGAGCTAGCAGAAAATTCTGAGGCCCTAAATGTAGTGGTTAATTTTGCTGACTGGGCAGTTTCAATATTAAATCAAATGTCTGATGAACAGGTTCAGGCAATGCTCGAATGTGAACATGGGGGCATGAACCATATATTTGCTAAGCTTTACGGTTTTACATGCAATAGCATATATCTGGATACAGCAGTTAGATTTTCACATAAAGCTATTGTTGAACCACTTGAGCAATGTGTTGATGATTTACAGGGAAAGCATGCAAATACTCAAATTCCTAAAATCATAGGTATAGCAGAAATATACAATCAGGAGCATGCTTATGAGAAATATAAAACAGCTGCGCAATTCTTTTGGAATACCGTGGTTAATAGACGTTCCTATGTTATCGGAGGCAACAGCTTGAAAGAGCATTTTGAAGCAATTGACATGGAAAGCCTTGGTATTAAGACTGCAGAAAGCTGTAACACGCACAATATGTTGCTCTTGACAAAACTATTATTTTCATGGAATCATTACAGTGCGTATATGGATTATTACGAAAATGCTCTTTTTAATCACATTATTGGAACGCAGGATTGCCACACAGGAAATAAAACCTACTTTACATCATTGTTACCTGGACATTATAGGATATACAGTACAAAAGATACGGCTTGGTGGTGCTGTACAGGCACAGGCATGGAGAACCCAGGCAAATATGCAGAAGCCATATATTTTCAGGAACAGGATGATTTATATGTTAATTTATTTATATCGTCACAGTTTGATTGGGAAGCAAAAGGATTAACCATAAGACAAGAATCAAATTTACCGTATTCGGATACTGTAATTTTAAAAATTATTGAAGGAAAAGCAGAAGCAAATATTAATATACGTGTACCCTCATGGATAACAAGTGAACTTGTTGCTGTTGTAAATGGCAAGGATAGGTTTGTACAACGTGAAAAAGGATACCTTACAGTCAGCGGTGCTTGGGATAAAGGGAATGAAATCAGAATCACGTTTCCAATGGCAGTTTCAAAATATACATCAAAGGATAATGCTGGCAAGATTGCATTTACCTATGGTCCAGTTGTTCTTGCAGGTAAGTTTGGAAATATTGGACTTCCAAATGATACAATTGAGGACGAAGTGGCATTGGACACAACAACTGCGTCTGTACCAGATATATTTACAGAGGATGATGATATATCAAATTGGATTACTATGGAGGATGCTGAAACCTTAACCTTTAAAATTTCAGCTGAGGTTACCACTGATAAGAATGAAGTAACACTTGTTCCGTTTTATCGGATACATCATGAATTTTATAGCGTGTATTGGAATTTGAACACGGTAGGGGATAAATTTGAAAAACTATTAAGTGATATTACCATCGACAGCATAGAACCTGATGGACAACAGGATGAAATAGGGCACAGCATGAAAGGTAATTGCCTCGAGGCAACACATTATGGTTCGTTTAAAGACATTAATGGTAACATGTCCATGTGGAGAGATGCATATGGTGTCAAGGAGGCTTACTTCAGCTATGAGATGAGTGTTGACGGAGAAAGGCAAAACTTCATCTGCGCAAAGTATTTTAGTGAGGATAACAAGTTCAAAGATGATAGAATAACCTATTCAAGGGATTTTGACATTATAGTGGATGATAATGTTGTTGCTGAACAGACCATCGAGATTAGTGATAAGGAAAAATATTATAGGTTTTATGAAATACCAAAGGAGCTTACATTAAATAAAAGCAAAGTTAAGGTGATGTTTAAAGCGAAATCTGTTTATTCCTGTGTTGGGAAGGTGCTCGAAATAAGAATTACGAGAGGAAAAATAGATCAGTAG
- a CDS encoding helix-turn-helix domain-containing protein: protein MENYLNYNLCGKFISAGNWNHMKRKFILYQVAFMLEGEMYITEEDRQYIIRPGDILFFRSGLTHYGHKKSTSPVSFYWVMYETNIESYLNFPTFAHIEDTLLINQLFKQLLHFSSYSIDETNAALILLLNELKRTLNRTYSKHRSVVDSICRWIDINLQKDINVSAVAQNFNFNKDYISKIVKREKGMGIKEYILSQRINRAKQLLLNTHLSVKQITKECGFFDYTQFLKMFKRYEGITPTEYRNILYSTPINADLDNN, encoded by the coding sequence ATGGAGAATTATTTAAATTATAATTTATGTGGAAAATTTATATCTGCTGGCAATTGGAACCATATGAAACGCAAATTTATTTTATATCAAGTAGCATTCATGCTTGAAGGAGAAATGTATATTACCGAAGAAGACCGTCAATATATAATCCGACCTGGTGATATTCTGTTTTTTCGTTCTGGCTTGACCCATTACGGTCATAAAAAGAGTACTTCGCCCGTTAGCTTTTATTGGGTAATGTACGAAACCAATATTGAATCTTATCTAAATTTCCCAACCTTTGCCCATATCGAAGACACCCTACTTATTAATCAGTTATTTAAACAGCTTTTGCATTTTTCTTCTTATTCCATTGATGAAACAAATGCAGCTCTGATTTTGCTATTAAATGAACTTAAACGAACCCTTAACAGAACATATTCAAAACATCGTTCAGTTGTTGATAGCATTTGTAGATGGATAGATATTAATTTACAGAAAGATATTAATGTTTCTGCCGTTGCACAAAATTTCAATTTTAATAAGGACTATATTTCCAAAATCGTAAAACGTGAAAAAGGGATGGGTATAAAAGAGTACATCTTGTCACAGCGTATAAATCGTGCTAAGCAGTTACTTTTGAATACGCATTTAAGTGTTAAGCAGATAACAAAAGAATGTGGCTTTTTTGACTACACCCAATTTCTAAAGATGTTTAAAAGATATGAAGGTATAACACCAACTGAATATAGAAATATTCTATATTCTACACCAATTAATGCAGACTTGGATAATAATTAA
- a CDS encoding helix-turn-helix domain-containing protein — translation MFNNLFYKQNVDIVKKTGLSRATIYRVLSDLGLR, via the coding sequence ATATTCAATAATTTATTTTATAAACAAAATGTAGATATTGTTAAAAAGACGGGATTAAGTAGAGCAACAATATATAGAGTATTATCAGATTTAGGATTGAGATAG
- the ltrA gene encoding group II intron reverse transcriptase/maturase has product METYIKINKSATAPQVYDWNSINWRKIYKYVKKLRQRIFHAEQLGQTRKVRKLQRLMIRSKANLLLSIKRVTQINKGKRTAGIDKMIIIDDNERIKLYNLIKNYNVKSIKVKPAKRTYIPKKNGKLRPLGIPIIKDRIYQNIVKNALEPQWESRFESISYGFRPKRSAQDAREQLFLKLRRGTKRQWIFEGDFKGCFDNLNHDYMISCLDNFPYKKTIVEWLKAGYIDNEAFNETITGTPQGGIISPLLANIALHGMEEELGVRYKKSTQGYYLDSNSIGIVKYADDFVILCKTKEEAKSMYDRLKPYLEKRGLALADEKTKVTHISDGFDFLSFNVRQYKTIRGMVLLIKPSKDSVKKAKQKIREVFIKYRGEQIGIIINKLNPIIRGIGNYWSSSVSKETFKAIDYYIWTKVKRYLKVLHPNKPWKWIIKKYFSKDIHGISTSKWLLTDKSIKNCQLIKMIWIPIIRYQLIKYKNSPDDKTLEEYFMKRDEKEFKRNNILSRQKLAKKCKHQCRICNQSLFSEENLKINQVVPKVLGGKNVYRNFEILHENCYDQHQKLLIKYGGNSQLSKIKKFFDDRQIEPSSKEGMKLMKEQFKRFKYNC; this is encoded by the coding sequence ATGGAAACTTATATAAAAATTAATAAGTCGGCTACTGCTCCACAGGTTTATGATTGGAACTCTATTAACTGGAGGAAAATCTACAAATATGTGAAGAAATTGCGACAACGAATTTTTCATGCCGAGCAGTTAGGACAAACAAGGAAAGTCAGAAAACTTCAAAGATTAATGATTAGAAGTAAAGCAAATCTATTGCTTTCGATTAAAAGGGTTACCCAAATAAATAAAGGTAAACGAACTGCTGGAATTGATAAAATGATAATAATCGATGATAATGAGAGAATTAAACTATACAATCTAATTAAAAATTATAATGTTAAATCAATAAAAGTCAAACCAGCAAAAAGAACTTATATACCTAAAAAGAATGGGAAATTAAGACCACTAGGGATACCAATAATCAAAGATAGAATATATCAAAATATTGTTAAAAATGCACTGGAACCACAATGGGAAAGTAGGTTTGAATCTATATCATATGGTTTCAGACCAAAACGAAGTGCACAAGATGCAAGAGAACAACTTTTTCTAAAATTACGTAGAGGTACAAAAAGACAATGGATTTTCGAAGGAGATTTCAAAGGATGTTTTGATAATCTAAATCATGACTATATGATATCATGTTTAGATAACTTTCCATACAAGAAAACTATTGTGGAATGGCTTAAAGCTGGATATATCGACAATGAAGCATTTAATGAAACCATTACCGGAACACCGCAAGGTGGAATAATTTCGCCATTACTTGCAAATATAGCATTGCATGGAATGGAAGAAGAATTAGGTGTTAGATATAAAAAGAGTACACAAGGATATTACCTAGACTCTAATTCCATAGGAATCGTTAAATATGCAGATGACTTTGTAATATTATGCAAAACTAAAGAAGAAGCTAAATCTATGTATGATAGATTAAAGCCATATCTCGAAAAAAGAGGACTGGCTTTAGCCGACGAGAAAACCAAGGTTACTCATATAAGTGATGGCTTTGACTTCCTTAGTTTCAATGTAAGGCAATACAAAACAATACGAGGAATGGTGTTATTAATCAAACCATCCAAAGATAGTGTTAAAAAGGCTAAACAGAAAATTAGAGAAGTATTTATAAAATACAGAGGTGAACAAATTGGAATTATAATAAATAAATTGAATCCAATCATAAGAGGAATAGGAAACTATTGGTCAAGCTCTGTATCTAAAGAAACATTCAAAGCCATAGATTATTACATATGGACTAAGGTTAAGCGATATCTTAAAGTTCTGCACCCAAATAAACCATGGAAATGGATTATCAAGAAATACTTTAGCAAAGATATACATGGCATAAGTACTTCAAAGTGGTTATTAACGGATAAAAGCATTAAGAATTGTCAACTGATTAAAATGATCTGGATACCTATAATCAGATATCAATTGATTAAATACAAGAATAGTCCAGATGATAAAACATTAGAAGAATACTTCATGAAAAGAGATGAAAAAGAATTTAAAAGAAACAATATTTTGAGTAGACAAAAATTAGCTAAAAAATGTAAACATCAATGTAGAATTTGCAACCAATCATTATTCAGTGAAGAAAATCTGAAAATAAACCAAGTCGTACCCAAGGTACTTGGCGGAAAGAATGTTTATAGAAACTTTGAGATATTACATGAAAATTGCTATGACCAACATCAAAAATTACTGATAAAGTATGGTGGAAATAGCCAACTTAGTAAAATTAAAAAGTTTTTTGATGACAGACAGATAGAACCATCGAGTAAAGAAGGTATGAAACTAATGAAAGAACAATTTAAGCGTTTTAAATATAACTGTTAG
- a CDS encoding TetR/AcrR family transcriptional regulator, with amino-acid sequence MYGKNKGNKVSTQSKLWMEDALLKLMETENYREITIQEITDNAGLSRRTFYRNYSSKDEILEGCFYKIWLEYRSVIVQETDLSLPNIATIFFAVMKKHFVFLSLVNRHHLLPLFLLKIDELLLPAFNEVKGENMPFSKESIQYALTFSTGGFMRILIKWMNDSKQKSPEEMAAMIKDFISICNYTNL; translated from the coding sequence ATGTATGGTAAAAATAAAGGAAATAAGGTATCTACTCAATCAAAACTTTGGATGGAGGATGCACTGTTAAAACTGATGGAGACAGAAAATTATAGAGAAATTACGATACAAGAAATTACGGATAATGCAGGGCTTTCAAGGCGGACTTTTTACCGTAACTATTCTTCGAAAGATGAAATTTTAGAAGGTTGCTTCTATAAAATTTGGTTGGAATATAGATCAGTTATTGTGCAAGAAACAGATTTGTCATTGCCTAATATTGCCACAATATTTTTTGCCGTGATGAAAAAGCATTTCGTTTTTTTATCCCTTGTTAATCGTCATCACTTACTCCCACTTTTTCTTTTAAAGATTGATGAGCTTTTGCTTCCAGCATTTAATGAGGTAAAGGGGGAAAATATGCCTTTTTCTAAAGAAAGTATTCAGTACGCTTTAACATTTAGCACTGGTGGATTTATGCGAATTCTTATTAAATGGATGAATGACAGTAAGCAGAAATCACCAGAAGAAATGGCAGCAATGATAAAAGATTTTATTTCAATTTGCAACTATACGAATCTCTAA